The following is a genomic window from Amycolatopsis cihanbeyliensis.
CGTGGCGTACTGCAGAAAGGTCCACTCTGCACGGTTGGGCGACCAGATACCCACCCGGTCCCCCTTGCCGACGCCGAGGTCCAGCAGGCCCAGCGCCAGCGCGTCCACCTCGGCGGCCAGCTCGCGATAGGTCCAGCGCAGGCCCGCGGCCCGATCCACCAGCGCGTCCCGGTCCGGGTGTGCGGTCACGGTCCGGTCCAGGTTGTCCCCGATGGTGTCGCCGATCAGCGGGACCTCGGCGGTCCCGGACACGTAACTCGGTACGGCGGGCATGGTGTCCTCCTGCGCCGACGACGGTGGCAACCCGGCCCGAGTCTAGGAAGCCGGGCCGGAGGCGGCCATCTGCGAATGGAGAGGTCTGGGCCGGTTGGTCCGCTCGCTCGCGAACCCGACGTGAGCAGCAAACTCGCCGACGTGAGCAGCAAACTCGCCGACGTGAGCGGCCAACTCGGGCGCGTGAGCAGCAAACTCGCGGATGTGGCCGGCCCGGGACAATGGGCGCCATGAACGCGATCCTGAACGTGCTGTGGCTCGTCCTTTCCGGATTCTGGCTGGCGATCGGTTACCTGGTGGCCGGGATCATCTGCTGCATCCTGATCATCACCATCCCGTTCGGCCTGGCCTCGTTCCGGATCGCGAACTACGCGTTCTGGCCGTTCGGGCGCACCCTCACCGATCGGCACGGCGCCGGGGTGGCCTCGCTGCTCGGGAACATCCTCTGGATCATCTTCGCCGGCTCGTGGCTGGCGCTGACCCACCTCGTCACCGGGATCCTGCTGTGCATCACGATCATCGGGATCCCGCTCGGCATCGCGAACGTCAAGCTGGTGCCGGTGGCGCTGGTGCCACTGGGCAGGGAGATCGTGCCGGTCCAGCGGTGAACCGGCACGATCCCGGCAAACCGGTTACCGGACGGCCAGTTCCCGCTCCGGGAAGAAGCCGCGGAAGGACTCCGCGGGGCGCCAGCCGCCGAAGTTGCGCTCCACCTCGGCCCGCTCGGCCCGGTTCGGGTACGGGTTGGTGCAGCTCGTGCCCGCGCTGGCGCCGGACATCAGGTCCTCGCACAGCCCGGTCCTGCGGTCCGGCAGGCCGAGCAGGTGACCGAACTCGTGCGCGGCGATCCGGATCTCGTCGTGGCCCTGGTTGACCGCCTGCCTACCCATCCAGATGGTGCCGGAACCGAGCCTGCGCACCTGCGCCCTCGGCCAGCCGTTGTCGGCGATGATGGTGATCGAGGCGGGCGACCCGCGCTCGAGCCGGACGTTGCTGACGCTCTCGTTCCAGATCCGGGCGCCCTCGTCCATCGCGTCCCGGAACTCCGCGGCCCGGCTGGAGTCGTAGTACAGGGTGCGTACCTGCTGGGTCTCCGGTGCCGGTGCGGCCGTGGCGGCCGGGACACCGACCAGCTGCGCGAGCGCCAGCGAGAACAGCAGGGTGAGCGCTGCGAAAAGCTTGCGTGACACGTCGAGCTCCTTACTATATGCAGGGTTCTCTGCGTCTCGCGAAGTTAACGGGGGCACGCGGCACGGCGGGGCGCCGGATTTTCACACCCACCGCCCGGTCCCCGGAAATCGCAGTTCAGCTCGCCGGCGGCGGACCGGGCTGGGAACGTCCGCCGACGAAAGTAGCGGGCAGGTTACCCGGTCGGCTACTCGGTTGGTTCCCATGGCAGCGGCACGACAAGGCAGGGGCCGCCGGCGAACAGCCCGCCGTCCACGCCGAGCACGGTGCCACCCGCGTACAGGTACGGCTCCTCGATCTGGCTGGGATGGATACCGAGCTGATCGGCGATCACGCTGTGCCCGTGCACGATCCGGCTGCCGCCGAGCAGGCTCAGCATGGCCCCGGCCACCTCGGCGCCGTTCGGGCCGCGGAAGGCGTACCTGGTGGTCATCCGCCGCCAGACCTCCCACCACTCCGCGAGGTCGTCCCCGGCGAGCACCTCGTGCACGCCGGCGTTGATCTCCTCGGCGTCGTCGCCCCAGTCCAGGTACTCCAGGGTGTCGGAGTGCAGCAGCAGGTGGTCGGCGGCATGCGCGACCAGTGGCCGGGTGGACAGCCACTCCACATGCTCCTCGGTGAGCCGCTCCTGGTCCGCCTGCTGGCCGCCGTTGATCTCCCAGCTCCGGGCGAAGCTGCGCGGGCCGAAGTCCGAGGGCACGTCGGTGTCGCCGAAGTGGTACATCCCGAGCAGCAGGACCTCGTGGTTGCCGAGCAGGGTCTCCACCGAGCCACCGGCCTCCGGCGCCTGCTCCTGCAGCCGCATCACCAGATCGACCGCACCGATCCCGTCCGGACCGCGATCCACGAAGTCGCCGAGGAACCACACCCGCGCCGTGCCGCCCGCCCAGTCCTCGGACTCGTCGACCAGGCCACGGGCGCGCAGCCGCTCGACCAGCTCCTCGCGGTGCCCGTGCACGTCACCGACGACGTAGGTCGCGGGCCCCTGCTCGTCACTCACCCCCACGACGATAAGCCCCGGCCGCGCGCCGCACCGGTTCAGGCCGCCTGGAACGGATCTCCGGTGCGTCCGACCAGGTCAGCGATGGAATCCACGACCAGGGTCGGCCGGTAGGGGTAGCGCTCGGCCGTCTCGGCGGTGGAGATCCCGGTGAGCACCAGGACGGTCTCCAGCCCGGCCTCGATCCCGGAGTGCACGTCGGTGTCCATCCGGTCGCCGATCATCAACGTGTGCTCGGAGTGCGCGCCCAGCGCCCGCAGCGCCGAACGCATCATCAGCGGGTTCGGCTTGCCGACGTAGTAGGGCTGGCGGCCGGTGGCCCGCTCGATCAGGGCGGCGATCGAGCCGGTCGCGGGCAGGATGCCCTCCCGGCTCGGCCCGGTGGCGTCCGGGTTGGTCGCGATGAACCGCGCCCCGTCCCCGATCATCCGGATGGCCCTGGTGATCGCGGTGAAGCTGTAGGTGCGAGTCTCGCCGAGCACCACGTAGTCCGGATCCCGGTCGGTGAGCACGTAACCGGCCTCGTGCAGCGCGGTGGTCAACCCCGCCTCGCCGATCACGAAGGCCGAGCCGTTCGGCCGTTGCGAGTCGAGGAACTTGGCGGTGGCCAGCGCGGAGGTCCAGATGGCCGACTCGGGCACGTCCAGCCCGGTGCGCAGCAACCTCGCCCGCAGGTCGCGCGGGGTGTAGATGGAGTTGTTGGTCAGGACGAGGAACTTGGTCCCGTTCGCCCTGAGCTCCCCGAGGAACTCGTCGGCGCCCGGCACAAGGTGCTCCTCCTGCACCAGCACGCCGTCCATATCGGTCAGGTAGTTCCACCGCTGCTCGGTCATGGCGCCTATGGTGCCGGATGGATCAGTACCGTGGTGGCCTTGATCGCCAGGCGGACCGGGCTGCCGGGGTCCAGCCCCAGCTCGGCGACCGCGGCCGGGGTGAGATCGGCGGCGATCCCGGCGGCCCAGCCCGCGCCGGTGGCTCGCAGCCGCACCAGGGAACCATGCGGTTCGAGGGTGCCCACCGTGGCCGGCACGGTGTTGCGCGGGCTTCCCACCGGCGCCTGCCCTTCCGGGTAGACCGCCACCGTGCCCGGTGCGAACACGGCCACCGCGGGCTCGCCGGGCACGGCGTCCTCGGCGAGCATCCCGGTGATCGGCTCACCCGCCGCGGTGCGCAGCCCCGTTCCGGTCGCCGTGCCCTCGACCAGGTTCAGCCCGGCGATCCGCGCGGTGAACGCGGTCCGGGGCGCGGACAGCACCGCCCTGGTCGGTCCGGCCTCCACCACCCGGCCGCCGGACAGCACCGCCACCTGGTCGGCGAGGGTGAGTGCGTCCAGCGGATCGTGGGTGACCAGCACGGCGGTGCGGGCCTCCGCGCGCAGCACCCGGCGCAGCAGCCCGCGCAGCGCCGGGGCGGCGTCCACGTCCAGCGCGGCCAGCGGCTCGTCCAGCAGCAGCAGGCCGGGTTCCCCGGCGAGCGCGCGGGCCACCGCCACCCGCTGCGCCTGCCCACCGGAGAGCTGGGCGGGCCCGCGGCCGGCCAGCTCGGCCGCGCCCACCTCCGCCAGCCAGTGCCGGGCGACCCGCGCGGCCTCGGCCCGGCGCGCCCCGCGCGAGCGCGGCCCGAAGGCGACGTTGTCCAGCACGGACAGGTGCGGGAACAGCAGCGGGTCCTGGGCGAGCAGGCCGACCCCGCGCTGGTGCGGGGGCACGCGCACGCCTCGGGTGGAGTCGGTCAGGATGCGGCCGGCCAGGGTGATCCGGGCGGTGTCCGGGTCCAGCAGCCCGGCGAGGCAGCCGAGCACGGTGGACTTGCCGGAGCCGTTCGGCCCGAGGATCGCCAGCACACCCCCTGCCGGCACGTCCACGGTGGCCGTGAGGTGGAAGGCGCCGCGAGTCAGGTCCAGCTCGGCATGCAGGGTCACCGGGCACCCTCCCAGGCCCGCGGCCGGGCGATCGCGATCACCAGCACCGCCACCGCGACCAGCAGCAGGGCGAGCGCGACGGCGCTGTCGGTGTCCACCTCGGCCTGGGTGTAGACCTCCAGCGGGAGCGTCCTGGTCACCCCCTGCAGGCTGCCGGCGAAGGTGATGGTCGCGCCGAACTCGCCGAGCGCCCTGGCGAAGCTGAGCACCGCCCCCGAGCCGATCGCGGGCAGCAGCAGCGGGACGGTGACCCTGCGGAAGGTGGTCAGCGGGCGCGCGCCGAGGGTGGCCGCGACCCGCTCGTAGGCATCCCCGGCGCCGCGCAGCGCACCCTCCAGGCTGACCACGAGGAAGGGCATGGCGACGAAGGTCTGCGCGATCACCACGGCCGCGGTGGTGAACGGCACCCGCACCCCGGCGGTGACCTCCAGCAGGTAGCCGAGGAAGCCGTTGCGGCCGAGCAGGTACAGCAGCGCCAACCCGCCGACCACCGGCGGCAGCACCAGCGGCAGCAGCACCACGGCGCGCAGCAGCCGCACCCCGCGCAGCCGCGCGCGGGCCAGCACCACCGCGAGCGGCACCCCCAGCAGCAGGCAGGCGACCGTGGAAAGGGCGGCGGTCAGCAGGGACAGCCGCAGCGCGTGCAGGGCGGCCGGGGTGGTCAGCAGTTCGGGAAGGCGGGCGAGGTCGGCACGCAGCAGCAACCCGGCGACCGGGAGCACGACCAGCGCCAGCCCGAGTGCCGCCGGAATCCACAGTGGCCACGGCACCCGGCCGCCAGGGCGCTCAGGGCGCACCGAACCCGGCCCCGTTGAGCTGTTTCCTGACTGCCGGGCCGAGCACGAACTCGGTGAACCACCGGGCTGGCTCCGGCTGCCCGGTGCCGGTGAGCACGGCGATCGGGTAGTGGTTGACCGCCCGGCCCGCCTCGGGGAACCGCACCGTGGACACCTGGTCGCCCGCGGCGCGCACATCGGTGCCGTACACCACGCCCGCATCGGCCTCGCCGGCCTGGACCTTGGTCAGCACGGCCTTGACGTCCTGCTCCTCGCTGGCCGGGCGCAGGGTCACGCCACTGGCCCGCTCCACCCGCTCGGTGGCCGCGCCACACGGGACCTGCGGGGCGCAGACCACCACGGTCAGCCCCGCCCCGGCCAGGTCGGCGAAGGAGGTGATGCCATGCGGGTTGCCCGGCGCCACGGCGATCGCCAGCTCGTTGGTGGCGAAGACCCGCGGCTCACCCTCGACGCGGCCCGCCTCGGTCACCGTGCGCATGGTCGCCTCGCTCGCCGAGGCGAACACGTCGGCAGGCGCCCCCGCCACGATCTGCTGGGCCAGCCTGCTCGAGCCGGCCAGGTTCAGCCGCACGCGGGTGCGCGGGTGCTCGGCCTCGAACTCGTCCACGATCTCGCCGAAGGACTCGGTGAGCGAGGCGGCGGCGAACACGGTCACCGTGCGGTCCCCGTGCCCCGCCGCGGTGCAGGCGCCCACCGCGAGGCAGACGCACAGTAACAAGGAGGCCACCTTCTTCATCGGGAGCCTCCCGGGGTCTCCACCACGACGTGGGTCGCCTTGACCACCGCGACCGCGAGCACTCCCGGCCGCAGGTCCAGTTCGCGCACGGCGTCCGCGGTCATCAGGGAGACCAACCGGTGCATCCCGCACTGCAGCTCCACCTTGGCCATCACCGTGTCGGCGACCACCTCGGTGACCAGCCCGACGAACCGGTTGCGCGCCGAGCGGCCCACCCCGGAGGGGTCGGGTGGATCCTCGGCCTGCCGCTTGGCGAACGCGGCCAGCTCGGCGCCGTCCACCACCTTGCGGCCCGCCGCGTCCGTGCCCGCGGACAGCTGCCCTGCGCGCACCCACCTGCGCACCGTGTCATCGCTGACGCCGAGCAACCGGGAGGCCTCAGAGAACCGAAAATACGGCATAAACAGGAGGCTATCTCCGCAGATGCGGAATCTCCATCCCGCCGAAGGCCTCCGTCTCGATCAGCTCGAGTCGCCGGACCAGGAACCGCTCCACCACCTCGAGCTCACCGGGTGAGAACTCGGCCAGCACCCGCTCGGTGAGTCGCAGCGGCAACCCCGCGGCGGGCGCCGCCCTCTCCTCGCCCTCGGCCGGCACCTCCACCAGCACCTTGCGCCGGTCGGCGGGGTCGCGCACGCGTCGCGCGAACCCCGCGCGCTCCAGCCGGTCGATCACCCCGGTCACCGCTCCGGTGGACAACCCGGTCAGTTCGGCGAGCCGCCCCGCGGTCAGCGGGCGTCGCCAGTGGCCGAGCAGTTCGAGCGCCTTGTGGTCGGTGGCGGAGAGCCCGATCCGTTCGGCCAGCCTGGCGTGCAGCAGCACGGTGACGGCGCTCTCCGCACGCCCGAGCTCGGCGAAGCGGGCCAGCACCGCGGGCGGCACCGGATGGCAGGCACCCTCCTCCGTGTTCACCGATCCCCTCTCCGTGGTTCCGGATATTTTGGTATGTAAGACATTTTACGAGTGGCCCGAGTGCGGCTACGCTGGGATGGGTGACAGCGGTTGATCTCGGACTTCCCAGGGTTCCGGGCACGCGCGTGGCGCACTCGACACCGCGTCCGGACACACCGGCACTGCTCGACACCTACGGCCGCGTCGCGACCGACCTGCGGGTCTCGCTGACCGACAAGTGCAACCTGCGTTGCACGTACTGCATGCCGGAGGAAGGGCTGGAGTGGGCCGCGGACGAGCAGGTGCTCACCGATGACGAGCTGGTGCGGCTGCTGCGGATCGCGGTGGAACGGCTCGGCGTCACCGACATCCGGCTGACCGGGGGCGAGCCGTTGCTGCGCCCCGGGCTGGAAGGACTGGTCGGCCGGATCGCCGCGCTGCGCCCCCGCCCCCGGCTCGCGATGACCACCAACGGCATCGGGCTGGCCAAACGGGCCACGGCCTTCGCCGCGGCGGGCCTGGACCGGATCAACATCTCGCTGGACTCGATCGACCGGGACACCTTCCAGCGGCTCGCACGCCGCGACCGGCTGCCGCACGTACTGGCCGGGCTCGCCGCGAGCCACGCGGCCGGGTTGGACCCGGTGAAGATCAACGCGGTGCTGATCCGGGGCGTGAACGAGCACGAGGCACCCGGGCTGCTGCGGTTCTGCCTCGAACGGGGCTACCACCTGCGGTTCATCGAGCAGATGCCGCTGGATGCCCAGCACGGGTGGAACCGGGCCGAGATGATCACCGCCGCGGAGATCCTCGAGTTGCTACGTACCGAGTTCGAGCTCACCCCGAGCCCCGCCGAACGCGGTGGCGCGCCGGCCGAGCGATGGCTGGTGGACGGCGGTCCGCAGGAGGTCGGCGTGATCGCCTCGGTGACCAGGCCGTTCTGCGCCGCCTGCGAGCGGACCAGGCTCACGGCGGACGGCGCGGTCCGGTCCTGCCTGTTCAGCACCGACGAGACCGACCTGCGCGGGCTGCTGCGCGGTGGCGCGAGCGACGAGGACGTGGCCGTGGCCTGGCGGGACACCATGTGGGGCAAACTCGCGGGCCACGAGATCAACGAGGCCGGGTTCGCGCAGCCGATCCGGCCGATGAGCGCGATCGGGGGCTGACCCGTGGACCTGCCGTCCAGCGCGGCACCGGAGGAGATCCAGCGGCACGAGGCCACGGTGGTGGTCCGCTTCTTCGCTTCGGCGCGGGCCGCGGCCGGCCAGGATGAGGAGACGCTCACCCTGCCGCCCGGTGCGACCGTGTCGGACGCGGTACGGGCGCTGCGTGACGGGCATCCCGGCGACCTCGGCCGCGTCCTGGACGCCGCGAGCTTCCTGCTGGACGGGATCGCCGTGCGGGACGTCACCCTGCCCCTTCCGGACGGCGCCGAGCTCGATGTGCTGCCGCCGTTCGCGGGAGGCTGAAAACCGGGCAAACGCGCTGCGTACCCCCGATGTTCGGGGGTTCGTGACCGCGGCGCGATGAGCCGTTCACCGGGTGGCCGTGCCCGGCATCCAGGCTGGCCGCCATGACGACCTCGCGCCGCCTCGGTGCCCTCCTGCTCGGCATGACGGCCGCACTCGGCCTGCTGAGCGCGCCTGCCGCGGCCGAGCGTCGTCCATCCCAGCCGGTCCCCCGGCCCCTCGCCCAGGCACACGCACACAACGACTACGAGCACGCGCGCCCCCTGCTGGACGCGCTGGAGCACGGGTTCACCAGCGTGGAGGCGGACATCCACCTGGTCGACGGGGAGTTACTGGTCGGCCACGACCCCGAGGACCTGCGGCCGGGACGCACCCTGGAGTCGCTGTACCTCGACCCGCTGCGCCGCAGGGTGCTGGCCAACCACGGCCGGGTGTACCGCAAGCCCGCGGCCGGCGGCGAGCGGGGCTTCCAGCTACTGGTGGACATCAAGAGCGGGGCCGACGACACCTACGCGGCCCTGCGCGAGCGGCTGCACCACCCGCGCTACTCCTTCCTGTTCAGCACCTACCTGGCCGGCCATGTGCGGAACCGGGCGGTGACCGTCGTGCTGTCC
Proteins encoded in this region:
- the modA gene encoding molybdate ABC transporter substrate-binding protein; this translates as MKKVASLLLCVCLAVGACTAAGHGDRTVTVFAAASLTESFGEIVDEFEAEHPRTRVRLNLAGSSRLAQQIVAGAPADVFASASEATMRTVTEAGRVEGEPRVFATNELAIAVAPGNPHGITSFADLAGAGLTVVVCAPQVPCGAATERVERASGVTLRPASEEQDVKAVLTKVQAGEADAGVVYGTDVRAAGDQVSTVRFPEAGRAVNHYPIAVLTGTGQPEPARWFTEFVLGPAVRKQLNGAGFGAP
- a CDS encoding MoaD/ThiS family protein, giving the protein MDLPSSAAPEEIQRHEATVVVRFFASARAAAGQDEETLTLPPGATVSDAVRALRDGHPGDLGRVLDAASFLLDGIAVRDVTLPLPDGAELDVLPPFAGG
- a CDS encoding snapalysin family zinc-dependent metalloprotease; translated protein: MSRKLFAALTLLFSLALAQLVGVPAATAAPAPETQQVRTLYYDSSRAAEFRDAMDEGARIWNESVSNVRLERGSPASITIIADNGWPRAQVRRLGSGTIWMGRQAVNQGHDEIRIAAHEFGHLLGLPDRRTGLCEDLMSGASAGTSCTNPYPNRAERAEVERNFGGWRPAESFRGFFPERELAVR
- the moaA gene encoding GTP 3',8-cyclase MoaA; its protein translation is MTAVDLGLPRVPGTRVAHSTPRPDTPALLDTYGRVATDLRVSLTDKCNLRCTYCMPEEGLEWAADEQVLTDDELVRLLRIAVERLGVTDIRLTGGEPLLRPGLEGLVGRIAALRPRPRLAMTTNGIGLAKRATAFAAAGLDRINISLDSIDRDTFQRLARRDRLPHVLAGLAASHAAGLDPVKINAVLIRGVNEHEAPGLLRFCLERGYHLRFIEQMPLDAQHGWNRAEMITAAEILELLRTEFELTPSPAERGGAPAERWLVDGGPQEVGVIASVTRPFCAACERTRLTADGAVRSCLFSTDETDLRGLLRGGASDEDVAVAWRDTMWGKLAGHEINEAGFAQPIRPMSAIGG
- a CDS encoding sulfate/molybdate ABC transporter ATP-binding protein, which translates into the protein MTLHAELDLTRGAFHLTATVDVPAGGVLAILGPNGSGKSTVLGCLAGLLDPDTARITLAGRILTDSTRGVRVPPHQRGVGLLAQDPLLFPHLSVLDNVAFGPRSRGARRAEAARVARHWLAEVGAAELAGRGPAQLSGGQAQRVAVARALAGEPGLLLLDEPLAALDVDAAPALRGLLRRVLRAEARTAVLVTHDPLDALTLADQVAVLSGGRVVEAGPTRAVLSAPRTAFTARIAGLNLVEGTATGTGLRTAAGEPITGMLAEDAVPGEPAVAVFAPGTVAVYPEGQAPVGSPRNTVPATVGTLEPHGSLVRLRATGAGWAAGIAADLTPAAVAELGLDPGSPVRLAIKATTVLIHPAP
- a CDS encoding metallophosphoesterase, which produces MSDEQGPATYVVGDVHGHREELVERLRARGLVDESEDWAGGTARVWFLGDFVDRGPDGIGAVDLVMRLQEQAPEAGGSVETLLGNHEVLLLGMYHFGDTDVPSDFGPRSFARSWEINGGQQADQERLTEEHVEWLSTRPLVAHAADHLLLHSDTLEYLDWGDDAEEINAGVHEVLAGDDLAEWWEVWRRMTTRYAFRGPNGAEVAGAMLSLLGGSRIVHGHSVIADQLGIHPSQIEEPYLYAGGTVLGVDGGLFAGGPCLVVPLPWEPTE
- a CDS encoding TOBE domain-containing protein, encoding MPYFRFSEASRLLGVSDDTVRRWVRAGQLSAGTDAAGRKVVDGAELAAFAKRQAEDPPDPSGVGRSARNRFVGLVTEVVADTVMAKVELQCGMHRLVSLMTADAVRELDLRPGVLAVAVVKATHVVVETPGGSR
- a CDS encoding YccF domain-containing protein gives rise to the protein MNAILNVLWLVLSGFWLAIGYLVAGIICCILIITIPFGLASFRIANYAFWPFGRTLTDRHGAGVASLLGNILWIIFAGSWLALTHLVTGILLCITIIGIPLGIANVKLVPVALVPLGREIVPVQR
- a CDS encoding phosphatidylinositol-specific phospholipase C/glycerophosphodiester phosphodiesterase family protein → MTTSRRLGALLLGMTAALGLLSAPAAAERRPSQPVPRPLAQAHAHNDYEHARPLLDALEHGFTSVEADIHLVDGELLVGHDPEDLRPGRTLESLYLDPLRRRVLANHGRVYRKPAAGGERGFQLLVDIKSGADDTYAALRERLHHPRYSFLFSTYLAGHVRNRAVTVVLSGNRPREVLRGQWYRKAFYDGRIADPGDLGPGADARLAPLVSDNWTRLFSWRGEGPFPATERARLRSIVAAAHRAGQRVRFWATPDAPGAARTAVWTELAAAGVDHINTDDLSGLEGFLREVTDQ
- a CDS encoding HAD-IIA family hydrolase — its product is MTEQRWNYLTDMDGVLVQEEHLVPGADEFLGELRANGTKFLVLTNNSIYTPRDLRARLLRTGLDVPESAIWTSALATAKFLDSQRPNGSAFVIGEAGLTTALHEAGYVLTDRDPDYVVLGETRTYSFTAITRAIRMIGDGARFIATNPDATGPSREGILPATGSIAALIERATGRQPYYVGKPNPLMMRSALRALGAHSEHTLMIGDRMDTDVHSGIEAGLETVLVLTGISTAETAERYPYRPTLVVDSIADLVGRTGDPFQAA
- a CDS encoding ABC transporter permease, which encodes MPWPLWIPAALGLALVVLPVAGLLLRADLARLPELLTTPAALHALRLSLLTAALSTVACLLLGVPLAVVLARARLRGVRLLRAVVLLPLVLPPVVGGLALLYLLGRNGFLGYLLEVTAGVRVPFTTAAVVIAQTFVAMPFLVVSLEGALRGAGDAYERVAATLGARPLTTFRRVTVPLLLPAIGSGAVLSFARALGEFGATITFAGSLQGVTRTLPLEVYTQAEVDTDSAVALALLLVAVAVLVIAIARPRAWEGAR
- a CDS encoding MarR family winged helix-turn-helix transcriptional regulator, which codes for MNTEEGACHPVPPAVLARFAELGRAESAVTVLLHARLAERIGLSATDHKALELLGHWRRPLTAGRLAELTGLSTGAVTGVIDRLERAGFARRVRDPADRRKVLVEVPAEGEERAAPAAGLPLRLTERVLAEFSPGELEVVERFLVRRLELIETEAFGGMEIPHLRR